One window from the genome of Pseudoalteromonas sp. '520P1 No. 423' encodes:
- a CDS encoding carotenoid oxygenase family protein, translating to MERRQLLKSLMAAPIATAGLSSFGSLANVLSSTNNQNHNKVLINAKNAFNQALEQNPHLIGFSSVEDDFNLKKMRLEGELPNDLKGAFYRNGPAKHERGDKRYLHMFEGDGMVHSFNFENGEIYHQGRFIQTSKFKQEQLAGEFLYSGLDSRLDNPLNVPNPDVINTANTNIIPVGNDLWALWEGGTATVLSADSLHTKHLVNLGVGSKYGDKLKGLNFSAHPKIEANGDIWNFGLAPSGHIALFHLNARGIAKNVGLINAGYKGGMLHDFLITDKHILLILPSLKLDSSIDGYFARVQSDNTQAMRVLVVDRQNLKLKREFELEPGFAFHFGNAWEETDGTIHFDASLYPDVTVLHQLSEVMQGAIQNPNAKAQTALFTLKPNGTSMKNLVEGDSEFPRIYNHLVGKRNRLLFTLSATTSKLWNDTVSCLNIETGKKECFVYGDDYLVEEHISVSPTGKEGEGYLLGTALHVPSKQTCLNIFKVNKLSDGPICRAWLPYHIPLGFHGNFKMS from the coding sequence ATGGAACGCAGACAATTACTTAAAAGCTTAATGGCAGCGCCAATTGCAACCGCGGGTTTGTCATCTTTTGGTTCACTGGCAAATGTACTTTCGAGTACAAATAATCAAAACCACAATAAAGTTTTAATAAACGCTAAAAATGCTTTTAACCAAGCACTTGAGCAAAACCCACATTTAATTGGCTTTAGTAGTGTAGAAGATGATTTTAATCTAAAAAAAATGCGTTTAGAGGGCGAGCTGCCAAATGATCTTAAGGGCGCATTCTATCGCAATGGGCCTGCAAAACATGAGCGTGGTGATAAACGCTATTTACATATGTTTGAAGGTGATGGCATGGTTCATAGTTTCAATTTTGAAAATGGGGAAATTTACCATCAAGGGCGCTTTATTCAAACTTCAAAATTTAAACAAGAACAACTCGCTGGCGAGTTCTTATATTCTGGGTTAGACAGTCGTTTAGATAACCCTTTAAATGTGCCTAACCCAGACGTGATTAATACGGCTAATACTAATATTATTCCTGTCGGTAATGATTTATGGGCTTTATGGGAAGGAGGAACGGCAACAGTGTTATCAGCCGATTCTTTACACACTAAACATTTAGTCAATTTAGGCGTAGGCAGTAAATATGGTGATAAACTAAAAGGTTTAAACTTTTCGGCACACCCTAAAATAGAAGCAAATGGTGATATATGGAATTTTGGTTTAGCACCCTCTGGTCATATTGCATTGTTTCACTTAAATGCTAGGGGCATTGCTAAAAACGTAGGTTTAATTAATGCAGGTTATAAAGGAGGCATGCTACATGACTTTTTAATTACTGATAAACATATTTTATTGATACTGCCTTCTCTTAAGTTAGATTCAAGTATTGATGGTTATTTTGCGCGAGTACAATCTGATAACACGCAAGCGATGCGAGTATTAGTGGTAGATAGGCAAAATTTGAAGCTAAAGAGAGAATTTGAACTTGAACCTGGTTTTGCTTTTCATTTTGGCAATGCATGGGAAGAGACTGATGGCACAATTCATTTTGATGCTTCGCTTTATCCAGATGTTACCGTATTGCATCAATTGTCTGAGGTGATGCAAGGCGCAATACAAAACCCTAATGCGAAAGCACAAACGGCGCTTTTTACTTTAAAACCAAATGGCACAAGTATGAAAAATTTAGTAGAAGGGGATAGTGAGTTTCCGAGAATTTACAATCATTTAGTCGGTAAAAGAAATCGCTTATTATTCACCTTATCAGCGACAACCAGCAAACTTTGGAATGATACCGTTTCTTGCTTAAATATAGAAACAGGTAAAAAAGAGTGTTTTGTTTATGGTGATGATTATTTAGTGGAAGAGCATATCAGTGTGTCGCCAACTGGTAAAGAAGGTGAAGGTTATTTACTTGGCACAGCTTTACATGTGCCAAGTAAACAGACTTGTTTAAATATCTTTAAAGTGAATAAATTATCAGATGGACCAATATGTAGGGCTTGGTTGCCGTATCATATTCCACTTGGATTCCATGGTAATTTCAAAATGAGTTAA
- a CDS encoding HIT domain-containing protein produces the protein MFELAPELKRDCIELADWPLCKVLLLNDSQYPWFILVPRQNYLKEIIDLSEQDQIVFIKESAILSKLIQEVFNPDKLNVAAIGNMVPQLHIHHIARFKNDVAWPAPVWGKYPAKPYSNEQIGEIINQFADI, from the coding sequence ATGTTTGAGTTAGCGCCAGAATTAAAAAGAGATTGTATCGAACTAGCTGATTGGCCTTTATGTAAAGTGCTATTGCTTAATGATAGTCAGTATCCATGGTTCATTTTAGTGCCAAGACAAAATTATTTGAAAGAGATAATAGATTTATCAGAGCAAGACCAAATTGTATTTATTAAAGAATCTGCAATTTTGAGTAAGTTAATTCAAGAGGTTTTTAATCCTGATAAGCTTAATGTAGCGGCAATAGGCAATATGGTACCGCAACTACATATTCATCATATTGCGCGTTTTAAAAATGATGTGGCTTGGCCTGCGCCAGTTTGGGGGAAGTATCCTGCAAAACCCTATTCTAATGAGCAAATAGGTGAAATAATTAATCAGTTTGCTGATATTTAA
- a CDS encoding methyl-accepting chemotaxis protein, whose amino-acid sequence MLVFIAVLGLSIQSIIGLVQEYNSLLTERHETTKKLVENSFGILEHYYTLEQDGKFTQTQAQEQAKSVIEHLRYGNNNYFWINDFSPTMIMHPLKPTLNGQSLSGTKDPDGKALFVEMANIVKSKGEGYVPYKWKKPGFGDPVDKISYVKGFQQWQWIVGSGIYLDDVESTFSSKRNLIIIDALIIIAILVGFGYVIGNSILNSTRAATELMKDIAHGEGDLTQRLDSSGQDEISRLSRYFNQFNEKMQHSLQEVHSNSAKVLEHADSIASASESAQTFTELQNDNTTQVATAMEQMTSQIREVSNNAEAAEQAANNSIKNTSEGKNIVSETINHIEELSSNIDNVSTEISSLVIETENIGSVLDVIRGIAGQTNLLALNAAIEAARAGEQGRGFAVVADEVRTLASRTGQSTDEIQAMIQKLQTGAQNAVNAVKISQEISTNTVAQASQADNSLSEIDRLMQIISDMNSQIARAAEQQSQAADEVNQRINELSGMTDESVATTLQLTDSSQQLKTSSHDMSDVVNRFKLD is encoded by the coding sequence ATGTTAGTTTTTATTGCTGTTTTAGGCCTTTCAATTCAAAGTATTATAGGCTTAGTTCAAGAGTACAATTCACTTCTCACTGAACGACATGAAACCACCAAAAAATTAGTTGAAAACAGTTTCGGCATTCTTGAGCATTATTACACCTTGGAGCAAGACGGAAAATTCACTCAAACACAGGCGCAAGAGCAAGCAAAATCAGTCATAGAGCATTTAAGGTATGGCAATAATAATTACTTTTGGATCAATGATTTTTCTCCAACTATGATCATGCACCCGCTCAAACCAACTTTAAATGGTCAATCACTGTCAGGTACTAAAGATCCTGATGGTAAAGCACTATTTGTTGAAATGGCCAATATCGTTAAATCTAAAGGAGAAGGTTATGTACCCTATAAGTGGAAAAAACCAGGTTTTGGTGATCCTGTAGATAAAATATCCTATGTTAAAGGATTTCAACAATGGCAATGGATAGTAGGCTCAGGTATTTACTTGGATGACGTAGAAAGTACATTTTCTTCAAAACGAAACTTAATAATTATTGATGCTTTAATTATTATCGCGATATTAGTTGGCTTTGGTTATGTCATAGGTAATAGCATTTTAAATTCAACTAGAGCAGCAACAGAACTCATGAAAGATATTGCTCATGGTGAAGGTGATTTAACACAAAGATTAGATAGTAGTGGTCAAGATGAAATCTCTCGATTATCTCGTTATTTCAATCAATTCAATGAAAAGATGCAACACTCATTGCAAGAAGTACATAGCAATTCAGCAAAAGTATTGGAGCATGCAGATTCTATTGCGTCAGCTAGCGAGTCGGCCCAGACCTTCACTGAACTGCAAAACGACAATACCACACAAGTTGCAACCGCCATGGAGCAAATGACCTCACAAATAAGAGAAGTGAGCAATAATGCAGAAGCTGCTGAGCAAGCTGCAAATAATTCAATCAAAAACACCAGCGAAGGTAAAAATATTGTTTCTGAAACCATAAATCATATTGAAGAATTATCATCAAATATAGATAACGTTAGCACTGAAATATCAAGTCTTGTAATTGAAACTGAAAACATAGGTTCTGTTTTAGATGTGATAAGAGGCATTGCAGGTCAAACTAATTTATTGGCACTTAACGCTGCAATAGAGGCGGCTCGTGCCGGCGAGCAAGGCAGAGGCTTTGCTGTTGTGGCTGATGAAGTAAGAACGCTTGCAAGTCGAACTGGTCAAAGTACAGATGAAATACAAGCTATGATCCAAAAATTACAAACCGGTGCTCAAAATGCCGTTAATGCAGTAAAAATTAGCCAAGAAATTTCAACTAATACCGTAGCGCAAGCTTCACAAGCCGATAATTCATTATCTGAAATAGATAGACTGATGCAAATCATTTCAGATATGAATAGCCAAATTGCCAGAGCGGCTGAGCAACAATCACAAGCAGCAGATGAAGTTAACCAAAGGATCAACGAACTATCAGGTATGACAGATGAATCCGTAGCAACAACATTACAACTAACCGACTCCAGTCAACAACTTAAAACCAGTAGCCATGATATGTCAGATGTCGTTAATCGATTTAAATTAGATTAA
- a CDS encoding S9 family peptidase produces the protein MSNKTTLLSLTLAITSCTMNAEPLSIERLFSDPGLSGKSPVKLKFSPTGERVTYLQGKENDYNRYDLWEYNLKDKTNRMLVDSESLFSGPETLSDEEKARRERQRIFGKGILEYKFSKDGSALLFPLNGDLYYYNLAKQQSKKLTNTPEFETDARFSPKGKYVSFIRAQNVYALNIATGKETQLTTDGGGVIKNGMAEFVSQEEMGRMTGYWWSNDESQIAFTRIDETPVAEAIRNEIYAEEVKLFNQRYPFTGTNNVDIQLGIVKLNNKKINWVDLGKEKDIYIPRVKWLQDSKTLSYQWQNRSQQKLELRAYDTKSKKQKVLLTETSDTWINLHKELRFLKDKEHFVWASERDGFKHLYLYKNDGTLVRQITQGDWIVDSLQGVDEKKGLVYFSGRADSVLESHFYSVPLKKSGKIKRLTKKGQYHKVVMAQDYKSFIDSSSSVNKPTSVSLRDNKGEFITWLEQNKLDAKHPLSPYIADLTTPEYGTLKAEDGQTMHYRLFKPKNLESGKKYPVIVNVYGGPHAQRVTNSWRSKNMYFQYMVQQGYVVFQLDNRGSYNRGKAFEDPIYKHLGKPEVVDQIKGVEFLRTLDFVDANRIGIYGHSYGGYMALMTMFKAGDYFQAGVSGAPVTDWNLYDTHYTERYLSHPKTNADGYEASNVFAYSEGLKGPLMIYHGMADDNVLFTHATKIFKTLQDQAQPFEMMTYPGSKHSLRGKQVQTHLHKTITDFFDRHFKK, from the coding sequence ATGAGCAATAAAACCACATTATTGAGTTTAACTCTGGCAATAACCAGCTGTACTATGAACGCAGAGCCGCTATCTATCGAGCGTTTATTTTCTGATCCTGGTTTATCTGGAAAATCACCCGTTAAGTTAAAGTTTTCCCCAACTGGTGAACGTGTAACTTACCTACAAGGTAAAGAAAATGATTACAATCGTTATGACTTATGGGAATACAATTTAAAAGATAAAACTAACCGTATGTTAGTTGACTCTGAAAGTTTATTTTCAGGCCCAGAAACACTATCAGATGAAGAAAAAGCACGCCGCGAAAGACAGCGTATATTTGGTAAGGGCATTTTAGAATATAAATTTTCTAAAGATGGCTCAGCGCTTTTATTCCCGTTAAATGGTGATTTGTATTATTATAATCTTGCTAAACAACAGAGTAAAAAGCTAACAAATACACCTGAATTTGAAACCGATGCACGTTTTTCACCTAAAGGTAAATATGTATCATTTATCAGAGCACAAAATGTTTATGCGTTAAACATTGCAACGGGTAAAGAAACTCAGCTTACTACCGATGGTGGTGGCGTAATTAAAAACGGCATGGCTGAATTTGTATCACAAGAAGAAATGGGGCGTATGACCGGCTACTGGTGGTCAAATGATGAGTCACAAATTGCTTTTACGCGTATCGATGAAACACCTGTTGCTGAAGCAATCCGCAATGAAATTTATGCAGAAGAAGTAAAGTTATTTAATCAAAGATACCCATTTACAGGCACCAATAACGTAGATATACAGCTAGGTATTGTTAAATTAAATAATAAAAAAATCAATTGGGTAGATTTAGGTAAAGAAAAAGACATTTATATTCCACGCGTAAAATGGCTTCAAGACAGTAAAACCCTTTCTTATCAATGGCAAAATCGCTCACAGCAAAAGCTTGAGTTACGCGCTTATGATACAAAAAGCAAAAAACAAAAAGTACTTCTAACCGAAACCAGTGATACTTGGATCAATTTACATAAAGAGCTTCGCTTTTTAAAAGATAAAGAGCACTTTGTTTGGGCATCAGAACGTGATGGTTTTAAACACCTATATTTATATAAAAATGATGGCACTTTAGTACGTCAAATCACGCAAGGTGACTGGATTGTAGACAGCCTTCAAGGTGTTGATGAAAAGAAAGGTTTAGTTTATTTCTCAGGCCGTGCTGATTCTGTACTTGAAAGCCATTTTTACTCAGTTCCTTTGAAAAAATCAGGCAAAATCAAACGCCTTACAAAAAAAGGCCAATACCATAAGGTGGTAATGGCACAAGATTATAAATCGTTTATTGATAGTAGCTCTTCAGTTAACAAACCAACATCTGTTAGTTTACGCGATAACAAAGGTGAATTTATCACTTGGTTAGAGCAAAACAAATTAGATGCTAAACACCCTCTTTCACCATATATTGCTGACTTAACGACACCAGAATACGGCACATTAAAAGCTGAAGATGGTCAAACAATGCATTACCGTTTGTTCAAACCTAAAAACTTAGAATCAGGTAAAAAATACCCTGTTATTGTTAATGTTTATGGTGGCCCACATGCACAACGTGTAACAAATAGCTGGCGTTCTAAAAACATGTACTTCCAATATATGGTGCAACAAGGCTATGTCGTATTTCAGTTAGATAACCGTGGTTCATACAATCGTGGTAAAGCGTTTGAAGACCCTATCTATAAACATTTAGGCAAGCCAGAAGTGGTAGATCAAATCAAAGGCGTTGAATTTTTACGTACGTTAGACTTTGTTGATGCTAATCGAATCGGTATTTACGGTCACAGTTACGGTGGTTACATGGCGCTTATGACTATGTTTAAAGCCGGTGATTACTTTCAAGCTGGTGTATCAGGCGCGCCAGTAACAGACTGGAATTTATATGATACGCATTACACAGAGCGTTACCTATCTCACCCTAAAACAAATGCAGATGGCTACGAAGCAAGTAATGTTTTTGCTTATAGCGAAGGTTTAAAAGGCCCACTGATGATTTATCATGGTATGGCTGATGATAATGTTTTATTTACCCATGCAACTAAGATATTTAAAACCCTTCAAGATCAAGCTCAACCATTTGAAATGATGACTTACCCAGGTTCAAAACATAGCCTAAGAGGTAAGCAAGTACAAACACACCTACATAAAACAATTACTGACTTTTTTGATCGTCACTTCAAAAAATAA
- a CDS encoding Zn-dependent hydrolase — translation MKFNKISLALILASATLLSACDKAQNAPAETPKTSTELVSSSQDRLDIYTTVALTTDLSSLSDNQKQMLVKLIDASKIMDDLFWQQSFGESKSGFLAKISDDKVKKYADVNYGPWDRLDGDKAFLTGYKDKPLGAQFYPADITKEELNKAQIADKQGLYSIVRRDEKGALYSIPYSKAYAKQLTKASELLKQASKLADDKEFADYLNLRAKALLTDDYQASDFAWMDMKNNPIDVVIGPIENYEDQLFGYRAAFESYVLVKDLAWSEKLAKYAAYLPELQKDLPVEQKYKQEVPGSDADLNAYDVIYYAGHSNAGSKTIAINLPNDEEVQLKKGTRRLQLKNAMQAKFDKILVPIAHQLIVPEQRDNITFNAFFANTMFHEVAHGLGIKNTLTDKGTVRQSLQEHASALEEGKADILGLYMVTQLLNKGVITEGKLEDYYTTFLAGIFRSVRFGASSAHGKANMIRFNFFKQEGAFSQNSQGLYQVNMDKMGAAMAKLSGLILTLQGNGDYQGVDELVKDQGEIKAELAASLERLTAANIPVDIIFEQGADVLGLK, via the coding sequence ATGAAATTTAACAAAATTAGCTTAGCACTCATACTTGCAAGCGCAACACTACTTAGTGCATGTGATAAAGCTCAAAATGCCCCTGCAGAAACACCTAAGACTTCAACTGAGTTAGTGTCAAGCTCTCAAGATAGACTTGATATCTATACCACAGTCGCTTTAACAACTGATTTATCATCACTTTCTGATAATCAAAAACAAATGCTTGTTAAATTGATAGATGCTTCAAAAATTATGGACGATCTTTTCTGGCAACAATCCTTTGGTGAAAGTAAATCAGGTTTTTTAGCTAAAATCTCTGATGATAAAGTAAAAAAATATGCTGATGTAAACTATGGTCCTTGGGATCGTTTAGATGGCGATAAAGCCTTTTTAACTGGCTATAAAGACAAACCTTTAGGTGCACAGTTCTACCCTGCCGATATTACCAAAGAAGAATTAAATAAAGCACAAATAGCAGATAAACAAGGTTTATATTCAATTGTTAGACGTGATGAAAAAGGTGCTTTATATTCTATTCCTTATTCTAAAGCATATGCAAAGCAATTAACTAAAGCGTCAGAGTTATTAAAACAAGCATCAAAGCTTGCTGATGATAAAGAGTTTGCTGATTACTTAAATCTTAGAGCAAAAGCCTTATTAACTGATGATTACCAAGCCTCTGACTTCGCTTGGATGGATATGAAAAATAACCCAATTGATGTGGTTATAGGTCCAATCGAAAACTATGAAGATCAATTATTTGGTTACCGTGCTGCTTTTGAATCTTATGTATTAGTTAAAGATTTAGCCTGGAGTGAAAAACTCGCTAAATACGCCGCTTATTTACCTGAATTACAAAAAGACTTACCCGTAGAGCAAAAGTATAAACAAGAAGTGCCGGGCTCTGATGCAGACTTAAATGCATATGATGTGATTTATTACGCTGGTCACTCTAATGCCGGTAGTAAAACAATTGCTATCAACTTACCAAATGATGAAGAAGTACAACTTAAAAAAGGTACTCGTCGCTTACAACTTAAGAATGCGATGCAGGCAAAGTTTGATAAAATCCTTGTGCCAATTGCACATCAACTGATCGTGCCAGAACAACGTGACAACATTACTTTTAATGCCTTTTTTGCTAATACCATGTTCCATGAAGTTGCTCATGGTTTAGGGATTAAAAATACACTTACAGATAAAGGCACTGTACGCCAATCATTACAAGAGCACGCATCTGCACTTGAAGAAGGCAAAGCTGATATCTTAGGTTTATATATGGTGACGCAACTACTTAATAAAGGCGTGATCACTGAAGGTAAGCTTGAAGATTATTACACAACATTTTTAGCTGGGATCTTCCGTTCAGTTCGCTTTGGTGCAAGTTCAGCACACGGTAAAGCGAATATGATACGTTTTAACTTCTTTAAACAAGAAGGTGCTTTTAGCCAAAATTCACAAGGCTTATATCAAGTTAATATGGATAAAATGGGGGCTGCTATGGCTAAGCTTTCAGGTCTGATTTTAACTTTACAAGGTAATGGCGATTACCAAGGTGTTGATGAGTTAGTGAAAGACCAAGGTGAGATCAAAGCTGAATTAGCTGCAAGTTTAGAAAGATTAACAGCCGCTAATATTCCAGTTGATATTATTTTTGAACAAGGTGCGGATGTTTTAGGCCTTAAATAA
- a CDS encoding leucyl aminopeptidase family protein, producing the protein MAFPSPNPILNLDDALNNTQYDSLIIIADDFSKINNEALVQVTTQLSAIDARVGNQVVVTVCEFAPGKRLILVPTGNLNRDYDDVRRYFDATKKAIIEAKASGSVNPAIYLADKPSSQLFEHALTVSYLGACQALWQPLEAREHLGESIEPVQTIGLVGATQQICDYASAISAGQYAARDLCGTEPERMAPPRFAEYCEALFADSNVEVEVISDSDVINKNYPMMATVARASMPVERHQPRVVKLTYTPQGEVNKTLMFVGKGLVYDTGGADLKVGGHMSGMSRDKGGAASVAGFVKSVSDYQAKGVKVVAFLTVVRNSIGSDCFVPDEIITTREGVRVRIGNTDAEGRLAMGDLLSEIKDLAKNEVNPEIFTVATLTGHAARAMGPYSALVENGPARSAKVSRNIADSGDLWADGAEVSRSRREDYDFIQPHTLADDVLSSNNAPSAVTARGHQFPMAFLAIASGLDKHGNDSEQPLPYVHIDIAGSGVEGGDWQHGKPTAASVASLFATYIK; encoded by the coding sequence ATGGCATTTCCAAGCCCAAATCCAATTTTAAATTTAGATGACGCTTTAAATAACACACAATATGACTCTTTGATTATTATTGCTGATGATTTCTCTAAAATTAACAATGAAGCACTTGTTCAAGTAACAACACAGTTAAGCGCAATAGATGCGCGTGTTGGCAATCAAGTGGTCGTGACTGTATGTGAATTTGCGCCAGGCAAACGTTTAATCTTAGTGCCTACTGGCAATTTAAATCGTGATTACGATGATGTTAGACGTTATTTCGATGCTACTAAAAAAGCCATTATTGAAGCCAAAGCATCTGGTAGTGTGAACCCTGCCATCTATTTAGCTGATAAACCATCAAGCCAGTTATTTGAACATGCATTAACTGTGTCTTATTTAGGTGCATGTCAAGCATTATGGCAGCCATTAGAAGCCAGAGAGCATTTAGGTGAATCAATTGAGCCTGTGCAAACAATTGGTCTTGTGGGCGCAACGCAACAAATATGTGATTACGCAAGTGCAATTTCTGCGGGCCAATATGCGGCTCGTGATTTATGTGGTACAGAGCCTGAGCGTATGGCTCCACCTAGATTTGCAGAGTATTGTGAAGCTTTGTTTGCAGATTCAAATGTTGAAGTTGAAGTGATTTCAGACTCTGATGTGATCAATAAAAATTACCCTATGATGGCAACGGTTGCGCGTGCTTCTATGCCAGTTGAGCGCCACCAACCACGTGTTGTTAAATTAACTTATACACCACAAGGTGAGGTTAATAAAACACTGATGTTTGTTGGTAAAGGTTTGGTTTATGATACAGGTGGTGCCGATTTAAAAGTAGGCGGTCATATGTCTGGCATGAGTCGAGACAAAGGCGGTGCAGCATCTGTTGCTGGCTTTGTTAAATCTGTATCTGATTATCAAGCTAAAGGTGTTAAAGTTGTCGCCTTTTTAACTGTGGTACGTAACTCAATTGGTTCAGACTGTTTTGTACCAGATGAAATTATCACGACCCGTGAAGGCGTTCGTGTTCGTATTGGTAATACGGATGCAGAAGGGCGTTTAGCGATGGGTGATTTACTAAGTGAAATAAAAGATTTAGCTAAAAATGAAGTAAACCCTGAGATATTCACTGTTGCGACGCTTACTGGGCATGCAGCACGTGCAATGGGTCCTTATTCTGCATTAGTAGAAAATGGCCCAGCTCGCAGCGCTAAAGTATCTCGTAATATTGCAGACAGTGGTGATTTATGGGCTGACGGCGCTGAAGTCTCTCGCTCTCGTCGTGAAGATTATGATTTTATCCAACCGCATACGTTAGCTGATGATGTACTTTCTAGTAATAATGCACCTTCTGCGGTAACTGCGCGTGGTCATCAATTCCCTATGGCATTTTTAGCGATAGCATCTGGCTTAGACAAGCATGGTAATGATTCAGAACAGCCGCTTCCATATGTACATATTGATATAGCTGGCAGTGGTGTTGAAGGTGGTGATTGGCAACATGGTAAGCCTACGGCTGCATCTGTTGCGAGCTTATTTGCAACCTATATTAAATAA
- a CDS encoding DUF2141 domain-containing protein, whose amino-acid sequence MNIITKFFIVTGFSITSQSAVSQSINFTIDGIKSSDGKIYVQLFDSETGYQSNKAAVANIVKAKQGSVTITFNDLDEGEYAIRYFHDENDNGELETNLFGMPTEGYGFSNNAKANFGPVNFTNMRFNLADEAVKNSSTVSY is encoded by the coding sequence ATGAATATTATTACAAAGTTTTTTATTGTTACTGGGTTTTCAATTACATCTCAAAGTGCGGTTTCGCAATCTATTAATTTTACAATCGATGGTATTAAAAGTAGCGATGGCAAAATCTATGTTCAACTGTTTGATAGTGAAACTGGGTACCAATCAAATAAAGCTGCAGTTGCTAATATTGTTAAAGCAAAACAAGGTTCGGTAACAATTACATTTAATGATTTAGATGAAGGCGAATATGCGATCCGTTATTTTCATGATGAAAATGATAATGGTGAATTAGAAACTAATTTATTTGGTATGCCAACGGAGGGGTATGGGTTTTCAAATAATGCAAAGGCAAATTTTGGACCCGTTAATTTTACTAATATGCGTTTTAATCTAGCTGATGAAGCTGTGAAAAATAGTTCAACTGTAAGTTATTAG
- a CDS encoding LytTR family DNA-binding domain-containing protein, which translates to MANREINYKNQTQETSVKTKKIISDAVLIFIIASFITFLAPFGMDKIHWITNWSFWLVMCFSGYIICAPIIYWGQFLLSKYAQKYLPYDWMKIAIAAFFACIVMSFFIPIVNIYFFSLEEHYLEIVPRVLPHSFIIGGFITFSSVIKAHIKAQKKQLVQQQDALSSQQQQVTNIKNEKLLDFMNKLPIEKRGKLICFEMDDHYLNVHTDKGNHLLLMRFKDALTFVEEHPGMQTHRSWWVALDAIEKEQKEGRKILLKLTNGLLAPVSKTYLAKVKEMI; encoded by the coding sequence TTGGCGAATCGTGAAATTAACTATAAAAATCAAACACAAGAAACAAGCGTTAAAACTAAGAAAATCATATCTGATGCTGTTTTAATTTTTATTATTGCTAGTTTTATTACATTTTTAGCCCCTTTTGGTATGGATAAAATTCACTGGATAACAAACTGGTCGTTTTGGTTAGTGATGTGTTTTAGTGGCTATATTATTTGTGCTCCCATCATTTATTGGGGTCAATTTTTACTCAGTAAATATGCACAAAAATACTTGCCATATGATTGGATGAAGATTGCTATTGCAGCTTTTTTTGCCTGTATTGTGATGAGCTTTTTTATTCCAATTGTAAATATTTACTTTTTTTCATTAGAAGAACATTATCTAGAAATAGTACCACGCGTATTACCTCACTCTTTTATTATTGGTGGTTTTATCACCTTTTCGAGTGTGATCAAGGCACATATTAAAGCGCAAAAAAAACAACTCGTGCAACAACAAGATGCGCTAAGTAGTCAGCAGCAGCAAGTAACTAACATAAAAAACGAAAAACTCTTAGACTTTATGAACAAACTCCCTATAGAAAAACGTGGCAAGTTAATTTGTTTTGAAATGGATGATCATTATTTAAATGTGCATACAGATAAAGGCAACCATTTATTATTAATGCGCTTTAAAGATGCACTGACTTTTGTTGAAGAACATCCTGGTATGCAAACTCATAGGTCTTGGTGGGTTGCCCTAGATGCCATTGAAAAAGAGCAAAAGGAAGGCCGGAAAATTTTATTAAAACTCACGAACGGTTTATTAGCGCCAGTTTCAAAAACCTATTTGGCTAAAGTGAAGGAAATGATTTAA